The following are from one region of the Epinephelus fuscoguttatus linkage group LG11, E.fuscoguttatus.final_Chr_v1 genome:
- the rad51 gene encoding DNA repair protein RAD51 homolog 1, whose translation MAMRSEARVETEVEEEENFGPQPLSRLEQCGISASDIKKLGEAGFHTIEAVAYAPKKELLNIKGISEAKADKILTEAAKLVPMGFTTATEFHQRRAEIIQISTGSKELDKLLQGGIETGSITEMFGEFRTGKTQLCHTLAVTCQLPIDQGGGEGKAMYIDTEGTFRPERLLAVAERYGLVGSDVLDNVAYARAFNTDHQTQLLYQASAMMAESRYALLIVDSATALYRTDYSGRGELSARQGHLGRFLRMLLRLADEFGVAVVITNQVVAQVDGAAMFSADPKKPIGGNILAHASTTRLYLRKGRGETRICKIYDSPCLPEAEAMFAINADGVGDAKD comes from the exons ATGGCTATGAGGAGCGAGGCCAGGGTGGagacagaggtggaggaggaagaaaactTCGGGCCACAGCCTCTGAGCAGACTGGAG CAATGTGGAATTAGTGCCAGTGACATCAAGAAACTGGGAGAAGCAGGTTTCCACACCATCGAGGCCGTGGCCTATGCGCCCAAGAAGGAGCTGCTCAACATCAAAGGCATCAGTGAGGCCAAAGCTGACAAAATTCTA ACTGAAGCTGCCAAACTTGTGCCCATGGGTTTCACCACAGCTACTGAGTTCCaccagaggagagcagagatcATCCAGATTTCTACAGGCTCCAAGGAGCTCGACAAACTGCTGCAGG GTGGGATTGAGACAGGCTCCATCACAGAGATGTTTGGAGAGTTTCGGACGGGGAAGACCCAGCTGTGCCACACACTCGCTGTCACCTGCCAG CTGCCCATCGATCAGGGGGGTGGAGAAGGTAAAGCCATGTACATCGACACAGAGGGAACCTTCAGACCAGAGAGACTCCTCGCCGTAGCGGAGAG gTATGGGCTGGTAGGCAGTGATGTTCTCGACAACGTGGCCTACGCCCGAGCCTTCAATACAGACCATCAAACCCAGCTGCTGTACCAAGCCTCCGCCATGATGGCTGAGTCCAG GTACGCTCTGCTGATAGTGGACAGTGCCACAGCTCTGTACAGAACAGACTACTCAGGCAGAGGAGAGCTGTCAGCCAGACAGGGGCACCTGGGACGCTTCCTCCGCATGCTGCTCCGGCTGGCAGACGAG TTTGGCGTTGCTGTGGTGATAACCAACCAGGTGGTAGCACAGGTGGATGGGGCAGCCATGTTTTCTGCAGATCCTAAGAAACCAATCGGAGGCAACATTCTGGCTCACGCCTCCACCACACG TCTGTacctgaggaaaggcagaggagaGACGAGGATCTGTAAAATCTACGACTCGCCCTGCCTGCCGGAGGCTGAAGCCATGTTTGCCATTAACGCTGATGGAGTGGGTGATGCCAAGGACTGA